A part of Jiangella alba genomic DNA contains:
- a CDS encoding pilus assembly protein CpaE — protein sequence MISVELARKLREAGLRWEPRPGDRFVIADRGMDDEVFVVSHMVVDVHEFPSGGRVLGFNGTVEWALDSVEQEAALWLPSEERLRELLGGAFTGLRRADDGYRLTLDVGGRRVEVDDERAEEAYGKALLYLATGD from the coding sequence ATGATCTCCGTCGAGCTGGCTCGGAAGCTGCGCGAGGCGGGGCTGCGCTGGGAGCCCCGTCCGGGCGACCGATTCGTCATCGCCGACCGCGGCATGGACGACGAGGTGTTCGTGGTCTCCCACATGGTCGTCGACGTGCACGAGTTCCCCAGCGGCGGCCGGGTGCTGGGCTTCAACGGCACGGTCGAGTGGGCGCTGGACAGCGTCGAGCAGGAGGCGGCGCTCTGGCTGCCGAGCGAGGAACGGCTGCGCGAGCTGCTGGGCGGCGCGTTCACCGGGCTGCGCCGCGCCGACGACGGCTACCGGCTGACGCTCGACGTCGGCGGGCGGCGGGTCGAGGTCGACGACGAACGGGCCGAGGAGGCGTACGGCAAGGCGTTGCTGTACCTCGCCACGGGCGATTGA
- a CDS encoding CocE/NonD family hydrolase, which produces MVTRRLRRLSVPLLVAATTAGALAGVARAEPAPAFVLEDGVTQPVYSYADAIRESVWVNLGTDLDADGEADRVAVDIVRPAEPAAAGQRVPVIMDTSPYYLCCGRGNEAQRKTYDENGEPVGFPLYYDNYFVPRGYAVALVDDLGTNRSTSCPDGGGPAMTGASAAVIDWLNGRATAYTSATGDDTADAGWSTGAVGMIGKSADGTVANGVATLGVEGLRTIVPIGAVSSYYHQHNANGAWGGYAPLRSGPPNLLTPRAYELCEPFFQDLETRFDDDGNWTRYWAERDYTRRADDVEASVFLVHGFTDQAVPSDHLARWWDALSEADVPRKLWLTQAGHVDPFDFDRERWVQTLHRWFDRWLLDIDNGIDDEPMVSVEHAPGSWTDEAGWPAAGARDVALHPSSPGLLSTATAPAGDTAAYTDDPEQDRWVWAADPDQPSPARVLFRTEPLESELRLSGSASVTVRASSTTSEAVVSAALVDYGPATVHDYLNPGWGIENLETRSCWGESTPSDSACYLDTALSLQDVDHHVLASGTGDLGHWATLWRQLPLRPGRAQTITFDLTAMDHVVPAGHRIGLILAGTDAWRSGAPSQLPTVTVDLARTSVELPVVGRTLDE; this is translated from the coding sequence ATGGTGACGCGACGATTGCGCCGTCTGTCCGTTCCCCTCCTCGTGGCCGCGACCACGGCCGGCGCACTCGCCGGTGTCGCCCGGGCCGAACCCGCCCCGGCGTTCGTGCTGGAGGACGGCGTCACGCAGCCGGTGTACTCGTACGCCGACGCCATCCGCGAGTCGGTGTGGGTCAACCTCGGAACCGACCTCGACGCCGACGGCGAGGCGGACCGCGTGGCGGTCGACATCGTCCGGCCGGCCGAGCCCGCCGCGGCCGGCCAGCGGGTCCCCGTCATCATGGACACCAGCCCGTACTACCTGTGCTGCGGCCGCGGCAACGAGGCGCAGCGCAAGACGTACGACGAGAACGGCGAGCCGGTCGGGTTCCCGCTCTACTACGACAACTACTTCGTGCCCCGCGGGTACGCCGTCGCGCTGGTCGACGACCTGGGGACGAACCGGTCGACGAGCTGTCCGGACGGCGGTGGCCCGGCCATGACCGGTGCCAGCGCCGCCGTCATCGACTGGCTGAACGGCCGCGCCACCGCGTACACGTCGGCCACCGGCGACGACACCGCCGACGCGGGGTGGTCGACTGGCGCGGTCGGCATGATCGGCAAGTCCGCCGACGGCACCGTCGCCAACGGCGTGGCCACCCTGGGGGTCGAGGGGCTGCGCACCATCGTGCCCATCGGCGCCGTCAGCTCGTACTACCACCAGCACAACGCGAACGGCGCCTGGGGCGGCTACGCGCCGCTGCGCAGCGGCCCGCCGAACCTGCTGACGCCGCGGGCCTACGAGCTGTGCGAACCGTTCTTCCAGGACCTCGAGACCCGATTCGACGACGACGGCAACTGGACGCGGTACTGGGCCGAGCGCGACTACACCCGCCGCGCCGACGACGTCGAGGCGAGCGTCTTCCTGGTGCACGGGTTCACCGACCAGGCGGTGCCGTCGGACCACCTCGCCCGCTGGTGGGACGCGCTGTCCGAGGCCGACGTGCCGCGCAAGCTGTGGCTGACCCAGGCCGGCCACGTCGACCCGTTCGACTTCGACCGCGAACGCTGGGTCCAGACGCTGCACCGCTGGTTCGACCGCTGGCTGCTCGACATCGACAACGGCATCGACGACGAGCCGATGGTGTCGGTCGAACACGCCCCCGGCTCGTGGACCGACGAGGCCGGCTGGCCGGCCGCGGGCGCCCGCGACGTCGCGCTGCACCCGTCGTCACCGGGCCTCCTGTCGACCGCGACGGCGCCGGCCGGCGACACCGCCGCCTACACCGACGACCCCGAGCAGGACCGCTGGGTGTGGGCCGCCGACCCGGACCAGCCGTCGCCGGCCCGCGTCCTCTTCCGGACCGAGCCGCTGGAGTCGGAGCTGCGGCTGTCCGGCTCCGCGTCGGTGACGGTGCGCGCGTCGTCGACGACGTCCGAGGCGGTGGTATCGGCGGCGCTGGTCGACTACGGGCCGGCGACCGTCCACGACTACCTCAACCCGGGCTGGGGCATCGAGAACCTCGAGACCCGGTCCTGCTGGGGCGAGAGCACGCCGTCCGACAGCGCCTGCTACCTCGACACCGCCCTCTCCCTCCAGGACGTCGACCACCACGTGCTCGCCAGCGGCACCGGCGACCTCGGCCACTGGGCGACGCTGTGGCGGCAGCTGCCGCTGCGGCCCGGTCGGGCGCAGACCATCACGTTCGACCTCACCGCCATGGACCACGTCGTGCCGGCCGGCCACCGCATCGGGCTGATCCTCGCCGGCACCGACGCCTGGCGGTCCGGGGCGCCCAGCCAGCTGCCCACCGTCACCGTCGACCTCGCCCGGACGTCCGTCGAGCTGCCGGTGGTGGGACGTACTCTCGACGAGTGA
- a CDS encoding carbohydrate ABC transporter permease, whose product MRLQQAIGRTSFWVFGGGLAIMFLVPLIWTTVASVSPHGATAQQDGYGFNNYRTLTEYDAGLPTYLWNSAYVSILTVVFTLGLSLLGGYAFARFRFPGRDALFLLIIAILMVPYATLLVPLWVLMGEIGLRNSLTGLALVLTLYQLPFSMFMMRISFEAVPREIEESALVDGCGTFGVLRRVLVFAVWPGMITVGLFAFLHAWNDFIAPLFMINDSSRYPLSLAIATLRQQTMGAVDFGATQAGVVIMALPCLLLFVLLQRHYVRGFMSGALKG is encoded by the coding sequence ATGAGACTGCAGCAGGCCATCGGCCGCACGTCGTTCTGGGTGTTCGGCGGCGGGCTGGCGATCATGTTCCTCGTCCCGCTGATCTGGACGACCGTCGCGTCGGTGTCGCCGCACGGCGCGACGGCCCAGCAGGACGGCTACGGCTTCAACAACTACCGGACGCTGACGGAGTACGACGCCGGGCTGCCGACGTACCTGTGGAACAGCGCGTACGTCTCGATCCTCACGGTCGTGTTCACGCTGGGGCTGTCGCTGCTGGGCGGCTATGCGTTCGCCCGGTTCCGCTTCCCCGGCCGCGACGCGTTGTTCCTGCTGATCATCGCGATCCTCATGGTTCCCTACGCGACGCTGCTGGTGCCGCTGTGGGTGCTGATGGGCGAGATCGGGCTGCGGAACTCGCTGACCGGCCTGGCGCTGGTGCTGACGCTGTACCAGCTGCCGTTCTCGATGTTCATGATGCGCATCTCGTTCGAGGCGGTGCCCCGCGAGATCGAGGAGTCCGCGCTGGTCGACGGCTGCGGCACGTTCGGTGTGCTGCGCCGGGTGCTGGTGTTCGCGGTCTGGCCCGGGATGATCACCGTGGGACTGTTCGCGTTCCTGCACGCCTGGAACGACTTCATCGCGCCGCTGTTCATGATCAACGACAGTTCGCGCTACCCGTTGTCGCTGGCCATCGCCACGCTGCGGCAGCAGACCATGGGCGCCGTCGACTTCGGCGCCACCCAGGCCGGCGTCGTGATCATGGCGCTGCCCTGCCTCCTCCTGTTCGTGCTCCTGCAACGGCATTACGTGCGCGGCTTCATGTCCGGAGCGCTGAAGGGATGA
- a CDS encoding TIGR03086 family metal-binding protein, translating into MTDIADRYRRLAATLTSRIESVPADRWESPSPCEGWTTRDVVAHLVDWHRDVAKLGGLTLPDGPPAAADPVAAWTHTRDAMQDLLDDPERANTPYEGMFGPTTVAATADQFLGFDLVVHGWDIARGAGLDDTIPPDDVADLLPMVEKLGDNLRRPGVCGPEVPVPDDADDQTKLLGLLGRRR; encoded by the coding sequence ATGACCGACATCGCTGACCGCTACCGCCGGCTGGCCGCCACGCTCACCAGCCGCATCGAGTCCGTCCCGGCCGATCGCTGGGAGTCGCCGTCGCCGTGCGAGGGCTGGACCACCCGCGACGTCGTCGCCCACCTCGTCGACTGGCACCGCGACGTCGCGAAGCTCGGCGGCCTCACGCTGCCCGACGGCCCACCCGCCGCCGCCGACCCCGTCGCCGCCTGGACGCACACCCGCGACGCCATGCAGGACCTCCTCGACGATCCGGAGCGCGCGAACACCCCGTACGAGGGTATGTTCGGCCCGACCACGGTGGCCGCCACGGCCGACCAGTTCCTCGGCTTCGACCTCGTCGTGCACGGCTGGGACATCGCCCGCGGCGCCGGCCTCGACGACACCATCCCGCCCGACGACGTCGCCGACCTGCTGCCGATGGTCGAGAAACTGGGCGACAACCTGCGCCGCCCCGGCGTCTGCGGCCCCGAGGTCCCCGTGCCCGACGACGCCGACGACCAGACCAAGCTGCTCGGCCTCCTCGGCCGCCGCCGCTGA
- a CDS encoding AAA family ATPase, protein MDPVRNPYAPGAGQRPPELAGRDRELQQFDVVLERIARGRPERSLVLTGLRGVGKTVLLNALRSQAIGRMWGTGKIEARPDQSLRRPLASALHMAVRELTPRHRDPDRVDGFLGVLKAFALRSAGDDAKLRDRWQPGIDAPAATGRADTGDIEVDLVELLVDAAGVARDVGVGIALFVDEMQDIPAPDVSALCAACHELSQQGLPLVVVGAGLPHLPAVLSASKSYSERLFRYVRIDRLDREAADRALVAPAEDEGVAYDAAALDALYAATEGYPYFVQAYGKVTWDNAPTDPIGADDVRMAAPEAEAELAVGFFGSRYERATPAEREYLRAMAALSDHTHGVVPTSDVATYLGRKPSSLSPARDSLIKKGLVYSAERGTIAFTVPHFGIYLRKHATV, encoded by the coding sequence ATGGACCCGGTGCGCAATCCCTACGCTCCCGGCGCCGGTCAGCGTCCGCCCGAGCTGGCCGGCCGCGACCGCGAGCTGCAGCAGTTCGACGTCGTGCTGGAGCGCATCGCACGGGGCCGGCCCGAGCGGTCGCTGGTGCTCACCGGGCTGCGCGGCGTCGGCAAGACGGTGCTGCTGAACGCGCTGCGGTCGCAGGCCATCGGGCGTATGTGGGGCACCGGGAAGATCGAGGCGCGGCCCGACCAGTCGCTGCGCCGCCCGCTGGCCAGCGCGCTGCACATGGCGGTGCGCGAGCTGACCCCGCGGCACCGCGACCCCGACCGCGTCGACGGCTTCCTCGGCGTGCTGAAGGCGTTCGCGCTGCGCTCGGCCGGCGACGACGCGAAGCTGCGCGACCGCTGGCAACCGGGCATCGACGCGCCCGCGGCGACGGGACGGGCCGACACCGGCGACATCGAGGTCGACCTCGTCGAGCTGCTGGTCGACGCCGCCGGGGTCGCCCGCGACGTCGGGGTGGGCATCGCGCTGTTCGTCGACGAGATGCAGGACATCCCCGCGCCGGACGTGTCCGCGCTGTGCGCCGCCTGCCACGAGCTGTCTCAGCAGGGCCTGCCGCTGGTCGTCGTCGGGGCGGGGCTGCCGCACCTGCCAGCCGTCCTGTCGGCGTCGAAGTCGTACTCCGAGCGGCTGTTCCGGTACGTGCGCATCGACCGGCTGGACCGCGAGGCCGCCGACCGCGCACTGGTCGCGCCGGCCGAGGACGAAGGCGTCGCGTACGACGCGGCGGCACTCGACGCGCTGTACGCGGCAACCGAGGGCTACCCGTACTTCGTGCAGGCCTACGGCAAGGTGACGTGGGACAACGCGCCCACCGACCCCATCGGCGCCGACGACGTCCGCATGGCCGCGCCGGAGGCCGAGGCCGAGCTGGCGGTCGGCTTCTTCGGCTCGCGCTACGAGCGGGCCACCCCGGCCGAACGCGAGTACCTGCGCGCCATGGCCGCGCTGTCCGACCACACCCACGGCGTCGTCCCCACCTCGGACGTCGCGACCTACCTCGGCCGCAAGCCGTCGTCGCTGTCGCCGGCCCGCGACTCCCTGATCAAGAAGGGGCTGGTCTACTCCGCCGAGCGCGGCACCATCGCGTTCACCGTCCCCCATTTCGGCATCTACCTGCGCAAACACGCCACCGTCTGA
- a CDS encoding PTS sugar transporter subunit IIA produces the protein MTTPVIGAVVDVRAADWRGAVHAACAPLVSDGALEPRYPERCIAIAEEHGPYMVLAPGIALAHARPEDGALALCLSVAVLATPVEFGHDENDPVDVVLAFGSPDDAAHLALLQNLAEHLLDGLADQLRQAPDREAAVRMLSAVGSPLQ, from the coding sequence GTGACCACCCCCGTCATCGGCGCCGTCGTCGACGTGCGCGCCGCCGACTGGCGCGGCGCGGTGCACGCGGCCTGCGCGCCGCTGGTCAGCGACGGCGCGCTGGAGCCGCGCTATCCGGAGCGATGCATCGCGATCGCCGAGGAGCACGGGCCGTACATGGTGCTGGCGCCGGGCATCGCGCTGGCGCACGCCCGGCCCGAGGACGGCGCGCTGGCGCTGTGTCTGTCGGTGGCCGTCCTGGCGACGCCGGTGGAGTTCGGCCACGACGAGAACGACCCCGTCGACGTCGTGCTGGCCTTCGGCTCCCCGGACGACGCCGCGCACCTGGCGCTGCTGCAGAATCTCGCCGAGCACCTGCTCGACGGTCTCGCCGACCAGCTGCGTCAGGCGCCGGATCGCGAGGCCGCGGTGCGCATGTTGAGTGCGGTCGGTTCGCCTTTGCAATGA
- a CDS encoding PTS sugar transporter subunit IIB: MSPAPNRPLSVLTVCGVGMGSSLILKMNAEKALKSLGVEAKVEHTDVSSARGMRADVAIAQGLHTDDLGSVAPVVLPISNFMDVDGLRRQLEEALREQGWLP; this comes from the coding sequence ATGTCCCCAGCACCGAACCGCCCGCTGAGCGTCCTGACCGTCTGCGGCGTCGGCATGGGCAGCAGCCTGATCCTCAAGATGAACGCCGAGAAGGCGCTGAAGTCGCTCGGCGTCGAGGCGAAGGTCGAGCACACCGACGTGTCGTCGGCGCGCGGCATGCGGGCCGACGTCGCCATCGCGCAGGGCCTGCACACCGACGACCTCGGCTCGGTCGCGCCGGTGGTGCTGCCGATCAGCAACTTCATGGACGTCGACGGCTTGCGGCGGCAGCTGGAGGAGGCGCTGCGCGAGCAGGGCTGGCTGCCGTGA
- a CDS encoding RraA family protein translates to MFENLTTAHLADACLRAGVPVRCASLPPVVAGWRAAGRALPCVHVGSVDVFLEAYESAGPGDVLVVDNGGRRDEACVGDLAVLEARAAGLSGVVIWGLHRDTADVRAIGLPVFSLGALPTGPQRLDPRPPDGGLVRATVGDFALTRDDAVLADDDGVVVVPADRADELTTLAAAIRDTERQQADLVRSGTTLRDQLRFTDYLARRRAEPDLTFRAHLRAIGGAIEE, encoded by the coding sequence ATGTTCGAGAACCTCACCACCGCGCACCTCGCCGACGCGTGCCTGCGGGCGGGCGTGCCGGTGCGGTGCGCGTCGCTGCCGCCGGTCGTCGCCGGGTGGAGGGCGGCCGGGCGCGCGCTGCCGTGCGTGCACGTCGGCAGCGTCGACGTGTTCCTGGAGGCGTACGAGTCGGCCGGGCCGGGCGACGTGCTGGTGGTCGACAACGGCGGGCGGCGCGACGAAGCGTGCGTCGGGGACCTCGCGGTGCTCGAGGCGCGCGCGGCCGGGCTGTCCGGCGTCGTCATCTGGGGGCTGCACCGCGACACCGCCGACGTCCGGGCCATCGGGCTGCCGGTGTTCAGCCTCGGCGCGCTGCCCACCGGGCCGCAGCGACTCGACCCGCGCCCGCCCGACGGCGGACTGGTGCGCGCCACCGTCGGCGACTTCGCGCTCACCCGCGACGACGCCGTGCTCGCCGACGACGACGGCGTGGTCGTGGTGCCCGCGGACCGTGCGGACGAGCTGACCACGCTGGCCGCCGCGATCCGCGACACCGAACGGCAGCAGGCCGACCTCGTCCGGTCCGGCACGACGCTGCGCGACCAGCTCCGCTTCACCGACTACCTCGCCCGCCGCCGCGCCGAGCCGGACCTCACCTTCCGGGCCCACCTGCGCGCCATCGGCGGCGCCATCGAGGAGTGA
- a CDS encoding PTS ascorbate transporter subunit IIC has protein sequence MDVLEFIATNLFNEVSVLIGLITAIGLLLQRKPVEDVVGGAIRATIGIIILFIGIDVFVGGLASFQAIVSSAVGLDPPSSSNTLDEFLGTHGSDIALVITLGFVVHLVLVRVLRTRYVYLTGHLLFWMAVVITASLVQVFGELDRWQLVLVGSVVAGCYWTVQPLFIAPMMRRVIGSDDWGYGHTSSSVAWLSGKLAPLVGNPERDDVEQVKVPKRLSFFKDVTVSTAVVIGVIMLAGLAFADGGVVDAQAAAYDPEINPWVWGIIAALRFAAGIAILLYGVRMFLAEIVPAFTGISEKAIPGSRPALDAPTIFPVAPTAVMVGFLSTTVTFLVLMGVFAAAGWFVLVPPMIMLFFVGAGAAVFGNAFGGWRGAVLAGVVAGVSLAFGQWLGWNLLSDTAPELATLADPDWYLMILLLLGLGELFSGFGDNGVLLAGLVVVAVFGVWTWFLKRLQRRDDARLAASNDERSEVSRER, from the coding sequence GTGGACGTTCTCGAGTTCATCGCGACCAACCTGTTCAACGAGGTATCGGTCCTCATCGGCCTGATCACGGCCATCGGCCTGCTGTTGCAGCGCAAGCCGGTCGAGGACGTCGTCGGCGGCGCGATCAGGGCGACGATCGGCATCATCATCCTGTTCATCGGCATCGACGTGTTCGTCGGCGGGCTGGCGTCGTTCCAGGCGATCGTCTCCAGCGCGGTCGGCCTGGACCCGCCGTCGTCGAGCAACACGCTGGACGAGTTCCTGGGCACCCACGGCAGCGACATCGCGCTGGTCATCACGCTCGGCTTCGTGGTGCACCTGGTGCTGGTCCGGGTGCTGCGGACCCGCTACGTGTACCTCACCGGGCACCTGCTGTTCTGGATGGCCGTCGTCATCACGGCGTCGCTGGTGCAGGTGTTCGGCGAGCTGGACCGCTGGCAGCTGGTGCTGGTCGGCTCGGTCGTGGCCGGCTGCTACTGGACCGTCCAGCCGCTGTTCATCGCGCCGATGATGCGCCGCGTCATCGGCTCCGACGACTGGGGCTACGGGCACACCAGCTCGTCGGTGGCGTGGCTGAGCGGGAAGCTGGCGCCGCTCGTCGGCAACCCCGAGCGCGACGACGTCGAGCAGGTGAAGGTGCCGAAGCGGCTGTCCTTCTTCAAGGACGTCACGGTGTCGACGGCGGTGGTCATCGGGGTGATCATGCTGGCCGGGCTGGCGTTCGCCGACGGCGGCGTGGTCGACGCGCAGGCCGCGGCGTACGACCCGGAGATCAACCCGTGGGTGTGGGGCATCATCGCGGCGCTGCGGTTCGCGGCGGGCATCGCGATCCTGCTCTACGGCGTGCGGATGTTCCTGGCCGAGATCGTGCCGGCGTTCACCGGCATCAGCGAGAAGGCGATCCCCGGCTCGCGTCCCGCCCTGGACGCGCCGACGATCTTCCCGGTGGCGCCGACGGCGGTCATGGTCGGCTTCCTGTCGACGACGGTGACGTTCCTCGTGCTGATGGGGGTGTTCGCGGCGGCCGGCTGGTTCGTCCTGGTGCCGCCGATGATCATGTTGTTCTTCGTCGGCGCGGGCGCGGCGGTGTTCGGCAACGCGTTCGGCGGCTGGCGCGGCGCCGTGCTGGCCGGCGTCGTCGCCGGGGTGTCGCTGGCGTTCGGCCAGTGGCTCGGCTGGAACCTGCTGTCCGACACAGCGCCGGAGCTGGCCACGCTGGCCGACCCGGACTGGTACCTGATGATCCTGCTGCTGCTCGGGCTGGGCGAGCTGTTCTCCGGGTTCGGCGACAACGGCGTGCTGCTGGCCGGCCTGGTCGTCGTCGCCGTCTTCGGGGTGTGGACGTGGTTCCTCAAGCGTCTGCAACGCCGCGACGACGCGCGCCTGGCAGCGTCGAATGATGAACGATCCGAAGTGTCGAGAGAACGGTGA
- a CDS encoding helix-turn-helix domain-containing protein, translated as MAWYRPVAVAPELRDALVCGWTAEVDGVELLVPDGCVDVMWLADGRVVVCGPETSAWPVVLPKGTEAVGVRFRPGVAPGLLGTPAHLLLDTRVGLDDVLGRGARALAREVTDAGSADARLGLLTTAAQGWLYDNDGPDPLALWTVRVLSRRSSSVAELADGAGLTDRQLQRRSRAAFGYPPSMLRVILRLQRFMALARAPGNAHLGLAELAHLAGYSDQAHLSHDCRRIASSTPSELLQSQVPDWHGPGSVVDDAPVPAGQAA; from the coding sequence ATGGCCTGGTACCGCCCCGTTGCCGTCGCGCCCGAGCTGCGCGACGCGCTGGTGTGCGGGTGGACGGCCGAGGTCGACGGCGTCGAGTTGCTGGTGCCCGACGGCTGCGTCGACGTCATGTGGCTGGCCGACGGGCGGGTGGTCGTGTGCGGTCCCGAGACGTCGGCCTGGCCGGTCGTGCTGCCGAAGGGCACGGAAGCGGTCGGCGTGCGGTTCCGGCCGGGTGTCGCGCCCGGGCTGCTCGGCACGCCGGCGCACCTGCTGCTCGACACCCGGGTCGGGCTCGACGACGTCCTCGGCCGCGGTGCGCGGGCGCTGGCCCGCGAGGTCACCGACGCCGGGTCGGCCGACGCCCGGCTCGGCCTCCTGACCACGGCGGCGCAGGGCTGGCTCTACGACAACGACGGCCCCGACCCCCTGGCGTTGTGGACGGTGCGGGTGCTGAGCCGGCGCTCCAGCAGCGTCGCCGAGCTCGCCGACGGCGCCGGGCTCACCGACCGCCAGTTGCAGCGCCGCAGCCGGGCCGCGTTCGGCTACCCGCCGTCCATGCTGCGGGTCATCCTGCGGTTGCAGCGGTTCATGGCGCTGGCCCGCGCGCCCGGCAACGCGCACCTCGGCCTCGCCGAACTGGCCCACCTCGCCGGCTACAGCGACCAAGCGCACCTCTCGCACGACTGCCGCCGCATCGCGTCCAGCACGCCCAGCGAGCTGCTGCAGAGCCAGGTCCCCGACTGGCACGGCCCCGGCTCGGTGGTCGACGACGCGCCGGTGCCGGCCGGACAGGCGGCCTGA
- a CDS encoding glycoside hydrolase family 127 protein translates to MTIVPDDLTGRPVVPSTGRLRPLGLREVRITGGFWGQRQSVNAAATLEHNLSWERRVGWIDNFAAVVEGRVGRDRRGREFSDSDVYKLIEGMAWEVARTGDEFAAASIEELAKVIERAQEPDGYLNTAFGHAGQGERYSDLEWGHELYCYGHLIQAGVALLRTGVDGPLADVAVRAADHVCRTFGPDGNQGVCGHPVVEMALVELYRVTGERRYLDQAALFVSRRGHGVLADVEFGRGYFQDDVPVRDADAFHGHAVRALYLASGAVDVAVETGDDELLAAIERQWAATVARRTYLTGGMGARHMDEAFGDDFVLPPDRAYSETCAAVASVQLAWRLLLATGDARYADLAERTLYNVIATSPADDGRSFFYVNTLHRRRIGGLPAVDRQHPRAESGVRAPWFDVSCCPNNLARTFASLAAYLVTADDDGLQVHQYADASVSTRLAGGRPAGIEVRTGYPSDGAVVLRVTETSPAPWTLSVRVPAWAADGAELVAPDGTRQPVGPGFASVTAPFAVGDELRLELPMRPRWVRADPRIDALRGTVAVERGPLVLCAESTDLPAGRDVDAVQVDVDAPLTTDDDGAVLASGALTAPGDHDWPYAADAGADAAATPARIRLVPYHSWASRGPSTMRVWLPTLE, encoded by the coding sequence ATGACCATCGTGCCCGACGATCTGACCGGCCGGCCCGTGGTGCCGAGCACCGGGCGGCTGCGCCCGCTCGGCCTGCGCGAGGTGCGCATCACCGGGGGCTTCTGGGGGCAGCGGCAGTCCGTGAACGCCGCGGCCACACTCGAGCACAACCTGAGCTGGGAGCGGCGGGTCGGCTGGATCGACAACTTCGCCGCCGTCGTCGAGGGCCGGGTGGGCCGGGACCGCCGCGGCCGCGAGTTCTCCGACTCCGACGTGTACAAGCTGATCGAGGGCATGGCCTGGGAGGTCGCCCGCACCGGCGACGAGTTCGCCGCGGCGTCCATCGAGGAACTGGCGAAGGTGATCGAGCGGGCGCAGGAGCCCGACGGCTACCTCAACACCGCGTTCGGCCATGCCGGCCAGGGCGAGCGGTACTCCGACCTCGAGTGGGGCCACGAGCTGTACTGCTACGGGCACCTCATCCAGGCCGGCGTCGCCCTGCTGCGCACCGGCGTGGACGGCCCGCTGGCCGACGTCGCCGTGCGGGCCGCCGACCACGTCTGCCGGACCTTCGGGCCGGACGGCAACCAGGGCGTCTGCGGGCACCCGGTGGTCGAGATGGCGCTGGTCGAGCTGTACCGGGTGACCGGCGAGCGGCGCTACCTCGACCAGGCGGCCCTGTTCGTCTCGCGCCGCGGGCACGGGGTGCTGGCCGACGTGGAGTTCGGCCGCGGCTACTTCCAGGACGACGTGCCGGTGCGCGACGCAGACGCGTTCCACGGGCACGCCGTCCGGGCGCTCTACCTCGCCTCCGGCGCCGTCGACGTCGCGGTCGAGACCGGCGACGACGAACTGCTGGCCGCCATCGAGCGGCAGTGGGCGGCGACGGTCGCCCGGCGGACGTACCTCACCGGCGGCATGGGTGCACGGCACATGGACGAGGCGTTCGGCGACGACTTCGTGCTGCCGCCGGACCGCGCGTACTCCGAGACCTGCGCCGCGGTGGCGTCGGTGCAGCTGGCGTGGCGGCTGCTGCTCGCGACCGGTGACGCGCGCTACGCCGACCTCGCCGAGCGGACGCTGTACAACGTCATCGCCACCTCGCCGGCCGACGACGGCCGTTCCTTCTTCTACGTCAACACGCTGCACCGGCGCCGGATCGGCGGGCTGCCGGCGGTGGATCGTCAGCACCCGCGCGCGGAGTCCGGCGTCCGGGCCCCGTGGTTCGACGTGTCGTGCTGCCCGAACAACCTCGCCCGCACGTTCGCCAGCCTCGCCGCCTACCTCGTCACCGCCGACGACGACGGCCTGCAGGTGCACCAGTACGCCGACGCCTCGGTGTCGACGCGGCTGGCCGGCGGTCGGCCCGCGGGGATCGAGGTGCGCACCGGCTACCCGTCCGACGGCGCCGTCGTGCTGCGCGTGACGGAGACGTCGCCGGCGCCGTGGACGCTGTCGGTGCGGGTGCCCGCGTGGGCCGCGGACGGTGCGGAGCTGGTCGCGCCGGACGGCACCCGGCAGCCGGTCGGGCCCGGGTTCGCGTCGGTGACCGCGCCGTTCGCCGTCGGCGACGAGCTGCGGCTGGAGCTGCCGATGCGGCCGCGCTGGGTCCGGGCCGACCCGCGGATCGACGCGCTGCGCGGCACCGTCGCCGTCGAACGCGGCCCGCTCGTCCTGTGCGCGGAGTCCACCGACCTCCCCGCCGGCCGCGACGTCGACGCCGTCCAGGTGGACGTCGACGCACCCCTGACCACCGACGACGACGGCGCGGTGCTCGCGTCCGGCGCGCTCACCGCCCCCGGTGACCACGACTGGCCGTACGCCGCCGACGCCGGCGCCGATGCCGCCGCGACGCCGGCCCGGATCAGGCTGGTGCCCTACCACTCCTGGGCCTCCCGCGGCCCGTCCACCATGCGGGTCTGGCTGCCCACCCTGGAGTGA